One genomic segment of Plasmodium vivax chromosome 9, whole genome shotgun sequence includes these proteins:
- a CDS encoding apical merozoite antigen 1 (encoded by transcript PVX_092275A), which translates to MNKIYYIIFLSAQCLVHIGKCGRNQKPSRLTRSANNVLLEKGPTVERSTRMSNPWKAFMEKYDIERTHSSGVRVDLGEDAEVENAKYRIPAGRCPVFGKGIVIENSDVSFLRPVATGDQKLKDGGFAFPNANDHISPMTLANLKERYKDNVEMMKLNDIALCRTHAASFVMAGDQNSSYRHPAVYDEKEKTCHMLYLSAQENMGPRYCSPDAQNRDAVFCFKPDKNESFENLVYLSKNVRNDWDKKCPRKNLGNAKFGLWVDGNCEEIPYVKEVEAEDLRECNRIVFGASASDQPTQYEEEMTDYQKIQQGFRQNNREMIKSAFLPVGAFNSDNFKSKGRGFNWANFDSVKKKCYIFNTKPTCLINDKNFIATTALSHPQEVDLEFPCSIYKDEIEREIKKQSRNMNLYSVDGERIVLPRIFISNDKESIKCPCEPERISNSTCNFYVCNCVEKRAEIKENNQVVIKEEFRDYYENGEEKSNKQMLLIIIGITGGVCVVALASMAYFRKKANNDKYDKMDQAEGYGKPTTRKDEMLDPEASFWGEDKRASHTTPVLMEKPYY; encoded by the coding sequence atgaataaaatatactacATAATCTTTTTAAGCGCCCAGTGCCTTGTGCACATTGGGAAGTGCGGGCGAAACCAGAAGCCGAGCAGGCTGACCCGTAGCGCCAACAACGTTCTACTGGAAAAGGGGCCTACCGTTGAGAGAAGCACACGAATGAGTAACCCCTGGAAAGCGTTCATGGAAAAATACGACATCGAAAGAACACACAGTTCTGGGGTTCGAGTGGATTTAGGGGAAGATGCAGAAGTGGAAAATGCAAAGTACAGAATTCCAGCTGGAAGATGTCCTGTTTTTGGAAAGGGTATCGTTATAGAGAATTCTGACGTTAGCTTCTTAAGACCTGTGGCTACAGGAGATCAGAAGCTGAAGGATGGAGGTTTCGCCTTCCCCAATGCGAATGACCATATCTCCCCAATGACATTAGCGAACCTTAAGGAAAGGTATAAAGACAATGTAGAGATGATGAAGTTAAACGATATAGCTTTGTGCAGAACCCACGCAGCTAGCTTTGTCATGGCAGGGGATCAAAATTCGTCCTACAGACACCCAGCTGTATacgacgaaaaggaaaaaacatgCCACATGTTGTATTTATCAGCGCAGGAAAATATGGGTCCGAGGTACTGCAGCCCAGATGCACAAAATAGAGATGCCGTGTTCTGCTTCAAGCcagataaaaatgaaagcttTGAAAACCTGGTGTATTTGAGCAAAAATGTGCGTAATGATTGGGATAAAAAATGCCCCCGTAAAAATTTAGGAAACGCCAAGTTCGGATTATGGGTGGATGGGAACTGCGAAGAAATTCCATACGTTAAAGAAGTGGAGGCAGAGGATCTGCGCGAATGCAACCGAATCGTTTTCGGAGCGAGTGCCTCAGATCAACCAACTCagtatgaagaagaaatgacggattatcaaaaaatacaacaagGGTTTAGACAAAACAACCGAGAGATGATTAAAAGTGCCTTTCTTCCAGTGGGTGCATTCAACTCGGATAATTTCAAAAGTAAAGGAAGAGGATTTAACTGGGCAAATTTCGATTCTGTAAAAAAGAagtgttacatttttaataccAAACCGACTTGCCTCATTAAtgacaaaaattttattgcaACAACGGCGTTATCTCACCCACAAGAAGTAGACCTGGAGTTCCCCTGCAGCATATATAAAGACGAAATTGAAAGAGAAATTAAGAAACAATCGAGGAACATGAATCTGTACAGTGTTGATGGGGAACGCATTGTCCTGCCGAGGATATTTATCTCCAACGATAAGGAGAGTATCAAATGTCCCTGCGAACCTGAGCGCATTTCCAACAGTACCTGCAACTTTTACGTTTGTAACTGTGTAGAGAAAAGGGCGGaaattaaggaaaataaCCAAGTTGTTATAAAGGAAGAATTTAGGGATTATTAcgaaaatggggaggaaaaatcgAACAAGCAGATGCTACTAATCATTATCGGAATAACTGGTGGCGTGTGCGTCGTCGCGCTGGCCTCTATGGCCTACTTCAGGAAGAAGGCTAACAATGATAAGTATGACAAGATGGACCAGGCAGAGGGGTACGGGAAGCCCACCACCAGGAAGGACGAGATGCTCGACCCCGAGGCCTCCTTCTGGGGCGAGGACAAGCGGGCCTCCCACACCACGCCCGTGCTGATGGAGAAGCCGTACTACTGA
- a CDS encoding hypothetical protein, conserved (encoded by transcript PVX_092285A) encodes MKIPDLLKLLNRHREIKQDDLDNINIQIINTLNEINPNKIINNIVRNNVRGRHDLKSLRKKIYFNHLLLKTGAERGNFFKAYECREETSGRGDSPGGATTEVGEVNEIDEFTGVQKNPYGRNKRKVKMGAGPQRSNGDKNTECNEVELNTELLTDLPSGEDQRGKTKFTFFELASSYSNFVLDNILRHVCSYIYNYKVLNKINEEENKGHELVSLFLMSSIFHHFFELKFGYSYMVHFLNGLKVYKIKREINVHQVGFEIIHGYAAVVEEEARGGVTPEGEADPVLEKVYDVSFIIDYLSEHANRNDSGIAMRKNLPPANLHNFSAHTFEDAKKKQTYVVNAKDKILLSYSVDESYLNHFLHILQNKYNPERISFSNYCLLVHMYSMSNHFVVNMFAALPLSFLKNKMDANVNILIILLNSCLFFLRGKSFLNTPNAFHIHVVSDEGKLIGGKECVRKECVRKECVSKECESKESLHKESVHMVKEKMYALAEQLINYIFQNKGTLNNDHLLQLFEILSFVKYNKALFSYIFHKMNGSLCLLDKYQIFYFLNSLANYDIVCNGARRDIRLHTLKHLEQYSPRERQRLEGYLHARH; translated from the coding sequence ATGAAAATTCCAGACCTACTCAAGCTGCTGAACAGGCATAGAGAAATAAAGCAAGATGACCTGGACAACATAAACATACAAATCATTAACACCCTAAATGAGATAAACCcgaacaaaattataaacaacaTAGTACGCAATAATGTGAGAGGGAGGCACGATTTAAAATcgttgaggaaaaaaatttacttcaACCATTTGTTGCTCAAAACGGGGGCCGAAAGGGGCAACTTCTTCAAGGCGTACGAATGTAGGGAGGAGACGAGCGGGCGCGGCGACTCACCAGGTGGGGCCACCACGGAAGTCGGTGAAGTTAACGAAATTGATGAATTTACCGGTGTGCAAAAAAACCCATATGGAAGGAATAAAAGGAAGGTGAAAATGGGCGCAGGGCCCCAACGCAGCAACGGCGATAAAAACACCGAATGTAATGAAGTAGAGCTAAACACAGAGCTGCTTACCGATTTGCCCAGTGGGGAAgaccaaaggggaaaaacaaaatttaccTTTTTCGAATTAGCCAGTAGCTACTCCAACTTCGTCCTGGATAACATTTTGAGACACGTCTGCTCGTACATTTACAACTACAAAGtgttaaacaaaataaatgaggaAGAGAACAAGGGGCACGAACTTGTTTCTCTCTTCTTAATGTCCAGCATATTTCACCATTTCTTCGAGTTAAAATTTGGGTATTCCTACATGGTGCATTTTCTCAATGGGCTAAAGGTATACAAAATTAAGAGAGAAATAAATGTCCACCAGGTGGGCTTCGAAATCATTCACGGGTATGCTGCTGTTGTAGAAGAGGAGGCCAGGGGAGGGGTGACCCccgagggagaagcggaccCCGTTCTGGAAAAGGTTTACGATGTGTCCTTCATTATAGACTACCTGAGCGAGCATGCAAATAGGAATGATAGCGGAATAGCCATGAGGAAaaacctcccccccgcgaacTTGCACAACTTCTCCGCGCACACATTTGaagatgcgaaaaaaaagcaaacataTGTAGTTAACGCGAAGGACAAAATTTTGCTCAGCTACAGCGTTGATGAGTCTTATTTAAACCACTTCCtacacattttgcaaaataaatacaacCCCGAAAGGATCAGTTTTTCAAATTACTGCCTGTTGGTCCATATGTATAGCATGTCGAACCATTTCGTGGTGAACATGTTTGCCGCTCTTCCCCTCTCATTtctgaagaacaaaatggacgcaaatgtaaacattttaatcattttattaaattcgtgcctttttttcctaagAGGAaagtcatttttaaatacgcCCAATGCGTTTCACATTCACGTAGTTTCGGATGAGGGGAAATTAATTGGGGGCAAGGAATGTGTGCGCAAGGAATGTGTGCGCAAGGAATGTGTGAGCAAGGAATGTGAGAGCAAGGAATCCCTGCACAAGGAATCTGTCCACatggtgaaggaaaaaatgtacgCGCTGGCAGAGCAGCtaataaattacattttccAAAACAAAGGAACACTCAATAATGACCATTTGTTGCAATTATTTGAGATTCTctcttttgtaaaatataacaaagcGCTCTTCagttacatttttcacaaaatgaacgGCAGTCTTTGCTTGCTGGACAAATAtcagattttttattttttaaattccctCGCAAATTACGACATTGTGTGCAACGGCGCAAGAAGGGACATCCGCCTGCACACGCTTAAGCACCTGGAGCAGTACTCGCCCAGGGAGAGGCAGCGGCTGGAGGGGTATCTCCACGCGCGGCATTAG
- a CDS encoding hypothetical protein, conserved (encoded by transcript PVX_092295A), whose amino-acid sequence MTEVVVAGVVIEGGGAMEAVEVVQVDVVMEVGEVGAGNGAGVVAVVAAAVVAALLGIVNAVLTAEVVLEAAAAVAGEATPREALRNAEGVVRDDRLKLEGPPKRGETHLVAAAGVAAGVATGVAAGVATGVAAGVATGVAAGVVAEVATGVVTDVETIKGA is encoded by the coding sequence ATGACAGAAGTGGTAGTAGCGGGGGTCGTCATAGAAGGCGGCGGAGCGATGGAAGCGGTCGAAGTGGTGCAAGTGGACGTCGTCATGGAGGTGGGAGAAGTAGGCGCAGGAAACGGAGCGGGAGTAGTGGCAGTAGTAGCAGCAGCAGTAGTAGCGGCGCTGTTAGGCATAGTAAACGCAGTGTTGACAGCGGAGGTAGTGCtggaagcagcagcagccGTGGCGGGCGAAGCAACTCCTCGCGAGGCTCTCCGAAACGCAGAAGGCGTAGTGAGGGACGACCGGTTGAAGCTAGAAGGGCCGCCCAAAAGAGGAGAAACGCATCTCGTAGCAGCGGCAGGAGTAGCGGCGGGAGTAGCTACAGGAGTAGCGGCAGGAGTAGCGACAGGAGTAGCGGCAGGAGTAGCGACAGGAGTAGCGGCAGGAGTAGTGGCAGAAGTAGCGACAGGAGTAGTGACAGACGTGGAGACCATAAAAGGCGcgtaa
- a CDS encoding hypothetical protein, conserved (encoded by transcript PVX_092280A) codes for MPANYDGIRKLFNYYIREYYYQKSKGTYFVHIKKPGILFTSLKFYKKKKTLFPNVYDWYFDNLSHMKKNKDILKCQNGYSTKNIYSYRLSRGEREQNDVESGSIYTNNSEEDLQCTYRTSNLYYNMHPVYLAKICLYDLNDHHILFSNNYYDAFMQFFYSVVSYKMDVNDLQIFPNLKILISHIKNVSNIINEEVVKSAFVYFIRQKKILDEEYLRGVLGSIYATMLHNCPLYLFLDDVNQFKVVLRLVGAAGEIQNLFESALPYPYYLVLDQSVNIYNLQSFNIYLKKILEAKLKAPFSGDSAGGISPSPQVGLFPNARSVDSHSDNSSNGGRPHGSSHLNEDAAQGKPFAKSEEEKSQQVANMQGKPIYFFKLIKIFDMKPNYRFVQKGAKW; via the exons ATGCCCGCCAACTACGACGGAATAAGGAAGCTGTTTAACTACTACATTAGGGAGTACTACTACCAGAAGTCCAAGGGGACCTACTTCGTCCACATTAAGAAGCCCGGGATTTTGTTTACGTCCCTAAaattctacaaaaaaaaaaaaaccctctTTCCAAATGTGTATGACTGGTACTTTGACAATTTAAGtcacatgaaaaaaaataaagacattttaaaatgccaaaatggctacagcacaaaaaatatttactcTTACAGATTAAGCCGGGGGGAGAGGGAACAGAATGACGTGGAGAGTGGCAGCATTTACACAAATAACTCGGAGGAAGACCTGCAATGTACCTACAGAACGAGCAACTTGTATTACAACATGCACCCGGTGTACTTGGCCAAAATCTGCCTCTACGACTTAAACGATCATCACATATTATTTTCGAACAACTACTATGATGcttttatgcaatttttctaCAGCGTTGTCTCTTACAAAATGGATGTAAATGATCTGCAAATTTTCCCCAACTTGAAGATCCTAATCAGTCACATTAAAAACGTAAGTAATATAATTAACGAAGAAGTGGTCAAGAGTGCCTTTGTGTATTTCAttaggcagaaaaaaatactcgATGAGGAGTACCTGCGCGGGGTACTTGGGAGCATTTACGCAACCATGCTGCACAACTGCCCCCTGTATTTGTTCCTGGACGACGTTAATCAGTTCAAGGTCGTTCTTCGCCTTGTGGGTGCAGCG GGAGAAATACAAAACCTGTTTGAGAGCGCCCTGCCGTACCCCTACTATTTGGTACTGGACCAAAGCGTAAACATTTATAACCTGCAAAGTTTCAACATttacttgaaaaaaattttggaggCGAAATTGAAAGCGCCATTTTCTGGTGACTCAGCTGGGGGCATTTCGCCCTCCCCCCAGGTGGGCCTATTCCCAAATGCTCGAAGTGTAGATAGCCATTCGGATAATTCTAGCAACGGGGGAAGACCTCACGGAAGCAGTCATCTCAATGAGGATGCAGCACAGGGCAAACCCTTCGCAAAAtcggaggaagaaaaatcaCAGCAGGTTGCAAATATGCAGGGTAAACCAATTTACTTCTTTAAGCtgataaaaatttttgacATGAAGCCGAATTATCGCTTTGTCCAAAAGGGTGCCAAATGGTAG
- a CDS encoding hypothetical protein, conserved (encoded by transcript PVX_092290A), with amino-acid sequence MKGNLENIVQEENEYKEECIFTSIDIFSGPHNYLNFHYICEIRFNDISFVSPYHCYFFLRNQFENAEKAEANYKENLSAQFEREVYWKVINESKATELFESETAIYYEQGELPGRRRKALEDVAQVVNKLAVSDLEAISPYLGENPEWKRNKLTWMDMIQRDKFRRYERMRENLKETGKREIVYKVNTEDVEKVKNKKMRKDFFFFGVCEKKGQNNLGRIYMSIRNDLAKNAEIYTWLLTNCNMQTDRSLIADVSIEEKYLERKIVQEEDDYSYNDALVKETKKSLAENGNFPHSGRITVEEKTQNYSFEKKEYISFGKNEQNDIICLNPSISRFHCVLFFSKDYHLYLVDVGSKSRTRLNGNLCEIHSKYKIVNNDVISLGVSKRTYKVSINIDSVLSYLDKKQSEVNRKMKMMREDLENPLGKKNPLKLKISNIFYKCNENDIIDFFKDCGEIKKIHLYDVPANKETGRQKVQTDSKKKRSLKEALIEVYDAETSAKILQKNESFLYGRKIYIIYQPLSTYKPRHAKRPTF; translated from the exons atgaagggaaACCTGGAAAACATCGTGCAGGAAGAAAACGAATACAAGGAAGAATGTATTTTCACATCAATTGATATCTTTAGTGGACCGCACAACTATCTAAATTTTCACTACATTTGTGAAATACGCTTTAACGACATTAGTTTTGTATCTCCATACCACTGCTACTTCTTTTTGCGAAATCAGTTTGAAAATGCAGAGAAGGCAGAGGCgaattataaagaaaatctCAGCGCGCAGTTCGAGAGGGAGGTCTACTGGAAGGTGATAAACGAAAGCAAAGCCACAGAACTGTTTGAGAGCGAAACGGCTATTTATTATGAGCAGGGGGAGTTACCAGGGCGCAGGCGGAAGGCGCTGGAGGATGTCGCCCAGGTGGTTAACAAGCTGGCTGTCTCGGACTTGGAGGCCATTTCGCCCTACCTCGGCGAG AACCCCGAGTGGAAGCGAAACAAACTGACCTGGATGGACATGATCCAAAGGGACAAATTCCGCAGGTACGAAAGGATGAGAGAAAATCTAAAAGAGACAGGGAAGCGAGAAATTGTATACAAAGTAAACACGGAAGATGtagaaaaagtgaaaaataaaaaaatgagaaaagatttcttcttctttggagtttgcgaaaaaaaggggcaaaacaATTTAGGCAGAATATACATGAGCATAAGAAACGACCTCGCAAAGAACGCGGAGATTTACACCTGGCTCTTAACAAATTGCAACATGCAGACAGATCGTAGCCTTATAGCAGACGTTTCGATAGAGGAAAAGTACTTGGAAAGGAAAATAGTGCAAGAGGAGGATGACTATTCATATAATGATGCGTTAGTGAAGGAGACTAAAAAGAGTCTTGCCGAAAATGGGAACTTCCCCCACAGCGGACGTATAAccgtggaggaaaaaacacaaaattactcattcgaaaaaaaggaatatatatcatttggGAAGAATGAGCAAAATGATATTATCTGCCTAAACCCCTCCATCTCAAGATTTCATTGTGTGctgtttttttccaaagaCTACCATCTGTACCTTGTGGATGTGGGATCCAAGTCAAGGACGAGGTTGAACGGCAACTTGTGTGAAATTCATAGCAAgtacaaaattgttaacaaCGATGTTATCAGTTTAGGGGTGTCCAAGAGGACCTACAAAGTTAGCATAAACATTGACAGCGTTCTGTCCTACTTagataaaaaacaaagtgaagTTAAccgtaaaatgaaaatgatgagAGAAGATCTGGAAAACCcacttgggaaaaaaaacccacTGAAATTGAAAATCtccaatattttttataaatgtaatgaaAACGATATAATAGACTTTTTTAAAGATTGtggcgaaattaaaaagatacACTTGTATGATGTTCCTGCGAATAAAGAGACGGGACGACAGAAGGTCCAAACGgactccaaaaaaaagagatctTTAAAGGAAGCACTGATTGAAGTATACGACGCAGAAACTTCTgctaaaattttgcaaaaaaatgaatcctTTTTGTACGGAcgaaaaatttatatcatttacCAACCACTGTCTACATATAAGCCGCGCCATGCAAAG AGACCGACCTTTTGA